In the Deinococcus planocerae genome, AGGGCGCCCAGCTCACGCTCACGGCGGTTCCCGGAATGCGCAGGGCGTACATCCCCAGGTAGTGCATGACGACGATTCCGGTGCCGGCAACGCCTCCCGCCGTCAGCAGCCGCCCGGCGGTCAGGGCGCCCCCGTGCAAGATCAGCAGGGCCGGGTACAGCAGGGCCACCGCCGCCACACCGGAGAGGACGGTCAGCGGCAGGTTGTAGCTGATGGCCGCCGGGACCTGAAAGGCCAGCATGCCGACGAAATGCATCGCCCAGATGCCGTAGCCGATGATGAGCGCCTGCGCGACCAGCCAGAAGCGGTTGCCGGCCTCCGTGGGGCGGCGGCCCGCGCGGGCGGCGAGTTCCAGCGAGACGTAGGACGCGAAGGTGGCGATGACGTAGGACAGGGCGATGTACGTGGTGTTCCACTGATGGGTCAGGGCGTGGTGGGCGTGGTCCATGACTGTTCTCCTTACGGGGGGGGTTGAATCTGGCCTGGTGTCAGGCGCTGGTCAGGAGACCGAGCTGCGCCTGCAAGGTCTGCACGAGCGCAGGCAGGTCGAGGTGGTGAAGGGTCCCCAGGTCGCCTGCGGTGTCCTCGGCGAGCAACTCCTGGGGGGCGGGGGTGAGGGGCGTCCGCGTTTCGAAGCCGAGGACGGCCTCCACGGGAAAGGCGAGGGGTTGTCCCCCCGTTTCCACGAGCAGGGCCAGCCCCGCGCTCGGCTCGGGCTCGCCGACCAGACCGGCGAGGTTGACGAGCGGAACCGGTCGGCCCTGCACCGCGCAGACTCCCAGCAGCACCCGGCGGCTCAGGGGCAGCGCGGCGAGCCGCCCCGGCTCGAAGGCCTCGCGGCTGTGGTCGGCGGGCACGGCGAACACGCGCTCACCGAGGCGAAAGAGCAGGACCCGGCGCCCCTGCACGCGGGATCAGCCCACCACGCGGCGCACGGAGTCGAGGATCTGGGCGGGCGTGTA is a window encoding:
- a CDS encoding chemotaxis protein CheW → MQGRRVLLFRLGERVFAVPADHSREAFEPGRLAALPLSRRVLLGVCAVQGRPVPLVNLAGLVGEPEPSAGLALLVETGGQPLAFPVEAVLGFETRTPLTPAPQELLAEDTAGDLGTLHHLDLPALVQTLQAQLGLLTSA
- a CDS encoding MHYT domain-containing protein; amino-acid sequence: MDHAHHALTHQWNTTYIALSYVIATFASYVSLELAARAGRRPTEAGNRFWLVAQALIIGYGIWAMHFVGMLAFQVPAAISYNLPLTVLSGVAAVALLYPALLILHGGALTAGRLLTAGGVAGTGIVVMHYLGMYALRIPGTAVSVSWAPFLASVLIAVGASVAAFFLFKLVSSEWAEGRSRAVMTALKLGAGLVMGFAIVSMHYTGMAALRHRVVDAGALGTTISGADTGLLALLIGVVTFLLIGLAVTSILMDSGSTHDVGELEFTAEGTD